From a single Luteolibacter arcticus genomic region:
- a CDS encoding rhodanese-like domain-containing protein, whose amino-acid sequence MNGTLPDPETGMELTPAQVADLLPAIQRGEIALIDCREDDEWRFNRIEGARLVPLSRFGEAVPPETPAIVYCHHGMRSLRATSYWRQRGAEAWSMSGGIDRWSAEIDPSVPVY is encoded by the coding sequence ATGAACGGCACGCTGCCCGACCCGGAGACGGGCATGGAACTCACGCCGGCGCAGGTCGCTGACCTGCTGCCGGCCATTCAACGCGGCGAGATCGCCTTGATCGATTGCCGCGAGGATGACGAGTGGCGGTTCAACCGCATCGAAGGCGCACGGCTGGTGCCGCTGTCGCGCTTCGGCGAGGCCGTGCCTCCGGAAACGCCCGCCATCGTCTACTGCCACCACGGCATGCGCTCGCTGCGGGCGACAAGCTACTGGCGGCAACGCGGCGCCGAAGCATGGTCGATGAGCGGCGGCATCGACCGCTGGTCAGCGGAGATCGATCCGTCGGTGCCGGTGTATTGA
- the gcvT gene encoding glycine cleavage system aminomethyltransferase GcvT — translation MSTIQSTPLENLHVRLGARMVPFAGWNMPVQYTSIMDEHGAVRGTAGIFDISHMGQFLVSGPGALAWLNKMLANNVAKLANGQGQYSFLLNEAGGVIDDLIVYRTGESDFFLVVNASMIDIDFEWMAKHQPDDVELRNESTAWAGMAVQGPDSAATFAKVCPGQTLPPRNGIVRFPVEGGDAVVCRTGYTGEDGFEFFCPAEKGEAWFEKFIEHGAKACGLGARDTLRLEMCYPLNGSDLSPERTPIEAGLGFFVDLEKGDFIGRETLAKQKAEGTAQKLVALEYTDKGAPPRSHYPLEDADGNVISELSSGVLSPSLGKGIAMAYVPAALAKPGTDLFVDVRGRKFPAKVVKKPFYKPATAKA, via the coding sequence GTGAGCACCATCCAGAGCACGCCCTTGGAAAACCTCCACGTCCGCCTTGGCGCCCGCATGGTGCCGTTCGCGGGGTGGAACATGCCGGTCCAGTACACGTCCATCATGGACGAGCACGGGGCGGTGCGCGGCACTGCCGGAATCTTCGACATCTCGCACATGGGGCAGTTCCTCGTGAGCGGCCCCGGTGCGCTGGCGTGGCTGAACAAGATGCTCGCGAACAACGTCGCCAAGCTCGCCAACGGCCAAGGCCAGTATTCCTTCCTGCTCAATGAAGCCGGCGGCGTGATCGATGACCTGATCGTCTATCGCACCGGCGAGAGCGACTTCTTCCTGGTGGTGAATGCCTCGATGATCGACATCGATTTCGAGTGGATGGCCAAGCACCAGCCGGACGACGTCGAGCTGCGCAATGAAAGCACCGCGTGGGCCGGTATGGCCGTGCAAGGTCCTGATTCCGCCGCGACCTTCGCGAAAGTCTGCCCCGGCCAAACGCTGCCGCCGCGCAATGGCATCGTGCGTTTCCCGGTCGAGGGTGGCGATGCCGTCGTCTGCCGCACCGGCTACACGGGTGAGGACGGGTTTGAGTTCTTCTGCCCGGCGGAAAAGGGTGAGGCGTGGTTCGAAAAGTTCATCGAGCACGGCGCGAAAGCCTGCGGCCTCGGTGCGCGGGATACCCTGCGGCTGGAGATGTGCTACCCGCTGAATGGCTCCGACCTCTCGCCTGAGCGCACGCCGATCGAGGCTGGGCTCGGATTCTTCGTGGATCTAGAAAAGGGCGACTTCATCGGTCGCGAGACGCTGGCCAAGCAAAAGGCCGAGGGTACCGCGCAGAAACTCGTCGCGCTGGAATACACCGACAAGGGAGCGCCGCCGCGGTCGCACTACCCGCTGGAAGACGCCGACGGGAACGTGATCTCCGAGCTTTCCTCCGGCGTGCTTTCCCCGAGCCTCGGCAAGGGCATTGCCATGGCCTACGTGCCCGCCGCGCTGGCGAAACCCGGCACCGACCTCTTCGTCGATGTCCGCGGCCGCAAGTTCCCGGCCAAGGTCGTGAAGAAACCGTTTTACAAGCCCGCCACCGCGAAAGCATAA
- a CDS encoding FmdB family zinc ribbon protein — translation MPNYDYVCETCGHRFEVFQSMNDAKLQDCPQESCDGKVKRLLGAGAGLLFKGAGFYQTDYRSSSYQAGAKSDSAASKPAETSAPAAPAAAPAKAAE, via the coding sequence ATGCCAAACTACGACTACGTCTGCGAGACCTGCGGCCACCGCTTCGAAGTCTTCCAGAGCATGAACGATGCGAAGCTGCAGGATTGCCCTCAGGAGAGCTGCGACGGAAAGGTGAAGCGCCTGCTCGGCGCCGGTGCCGGCTTGCTTTTCAAAGGTGCCGGTTTTTACCAGACCGACTACCGTTCCAGTTCTTACCAAGCCGGGGCGAAGAGCGATTCGGCCGCGTCCAAACCCGCTGAAACCAGCGCTCCGGCCGCGCCCGCAGCGGCTCCGGCCAAGGCGGCCGAGTGA
- a CDS encoding M42 family metallopeptidase yields the protein MKTKAISLLQELTEAHSVPGHEDEVRAIFINELEDCGELSADRSGCVFCELPGEGPRVLVAGHMDEVGFLVQNITPDGFLQFLPVGGWWEHSLLSQRVEIRTRSGEKITGVVASRPPHFLPEAQRRQVMTIDQMFIDVGATSRSEVEGDFGISLGDPIAPASDFTPMKREDWFMAKAFDNRVGMAGTIQSGQQLAAAARPNKILLGGTVQEEVGLRGAKTAAVHSRPDVAIILEGPPADDTPGFNRSESQGRLGGGVQIRLYDPSAIMNPRLAELAITTAKEEGIPHQVTVRRSGGTDAGSFHLAGEGIPSVVLGVPARYIHSHNSIIDVNDYLHLVALTTALVRRLDEGTVRGLTRFL from the coding sequence GTGAAAACGAAGGCGATTTCCCTGCTACAGGAACTGACGGAGGCCCACTCGGTGCCGGGCCATGAGGACGAAGTCCGCGCCATTTTCATCAACGAGCTCGAAGACTGCGGCGAGCTCTCCGCCGACCGCTCCGGCTGCGTCTTCTGCGAGCTGCCTGGGGAAGGACCGCGCGTGCTCGTCGCCGGTCACATGGACGAGGTCGGCTTCCTGGTGCAAAACATCACGCCCGATGGCTTTCTCCAGTTCCTCCCGGTCGGCGGCTGGTGGGAGCACAGCCTGCTTTCCCAGCGCGTTGAAATCCGCACCCGCTCGGGTGAAAAGATCACCGGCGTGGTCGCCTCGAGGCCCCCGCATTTCCTGCCCGAGGCGCAGCGCCGCCAGGTGATGACCATCGACCAGATGTTCATCGACGTCGGCGCGACCTCGCGCTCCGAGGTGGAGGGCGACTTCGGAATTTCGCTGGGGGATCCCATCGCACCGGCTTCCGATTTCACGCCGATGAAGCGCGAGGATTGGTTTATGGCGAAGGCCTTCGACAACCGCGTCGGCATGGCAGGCACCATTCAGTCGGGCCAGCAGCTCGCCGCCGCCGCCCGGCCGAACAAGATCCTCCTCGGCGGCACCGTGCAGGAGGAAGTCGGCCTACGCGGCGCGAAAACCGCCGCCGTCCACTCCCGCCCGGACGTCGCCATCATCCTCGAAGGCCCGCCGGCCGACGACACGCCGGGCTTCAACCGCTCGGAAAGCCAAGGCCGTCTCGGCGGCGGCGTGCAGATCCGCCTCTACGACCCGAGCGCCATCATGAACCCCCGCCTCGCCGAGCTGGCAATCACCACCGCGAAGGAAGAAGGCATTCCCCACCAGGTCACCGTCCGCCGCAGCGGCGGCACCGATGCCGGTTCCTTCCACCTCGCGGGCGAGGGCATCCCGTCGGTGGTGCTCGGCGTGCCGGCCCGCTACATTCACTCGCACAACTCGATCATCGACGTGAACGACTACCTGCATCTGGTGGCGCTCACCACCGCACTGGTCCGGCGGCTGGATGAGGGCACGGTGCGCGGACTGACGAGGTTCTTGTGA
- a CDS encoding DUF1553 domain-containing protein, whose translation MLFSPRLALALAVVLSAAAEEVDFATQVQPILSEYCYHCHGPDAGTREAELRLDTKEGAYRVKDGLAAIHPGDSTTSEVIRRVLSDDPEVVMPPPKSKRVIPAADKELLKRWVDEGAKWGEHWAFVAPKRPEVPGGLPHPIEALVGERLKKEKLSPAPEAPKEKLLRRVSLDLTGLPPTAAELDGFLADHSPDAYDKAVDRLLASPRFGERMVWDWLDAARYADTNGFQGDPTRAMWYWRDWAIRAFNENMSYDRFTVEQLAGDLLPNPTQDQLLATGFHRNHMINGEGGRIPEESRVDYVMDRTETTATVWMGLTFQCSRCHDHKFDPISQRDYYQLSAFFNSIDESGGNDAGGLAHPVMTLATPEETQRIASLKLAESTARQERDALAKAVAGDQASWEKSLAVTSAAPVEWTVLHPESATSEAGATLMPQPDGSILVSGTNAETDEYLVLARNALKSVTAMKLEALPDPSFGNGGPGRANNGNFVLGELVVLGGGEPLGLEPVSADFEQGGWPLRHVADGKDDTGWAVMPAFGKAHEAVIAFDAPVPGRQPETLSFRLRFRTSNKQHTLGRFRISITNAPRTLLRPVPDAVKAALAVAAEQRNAAQQNTVRDFHHATEPRLVASNKRLAAATSARESAEQALPKTMIMRERAKPRDTHILIKGNWEARGDKVGYGVPAILPPLPAGEPPNRLTLAKWLVSPEHPLTARVTVNRYWQMFFGTGLVKTAEDFGVQGERPVHPQLLDWLAVEFRESGWDVKKLLRLIVTSATYKQSSVVPPGMAERDPDNRLLARGPRHRLPSWMLRDQALAASGLLVEKVGGPPVKGYQPAGVWEDATFGQIQYVQDHGDALYRRSLYTFWRRIVGPTMFFDVASRQSCAVRTGLTNTPLHALVTLNDVTYTEAARVLAQRMMKEGGGSDDLRLTHGFRLCTSRAPDEADVRLLLSALKLLRQQYQADPEAARKLIAAGESKPDAALDSVELAAFTGMASLLLNLDETLCNE comes from the coding sequence ATGCTGTTTTCTCCCCGGCTGGCATTGGCCCTCGCAGTCGTCCTCTCCGCCGCGGCGGAAGAGGTCGATTTCGCGACGCAGGTCCAGCCGATCCTTTCCGAGTACTGCTACCACTGCCACGGCCCTGATGCCGGCACGCGCGAGGCGGAACTTCGGCTGGACACGAAGGAGGGAGCCTACCGGGTGAAGGACGGCCTCGCAGCGATCCACCCGGGCGACAGTACCACCAGCGAGGTGATCCGGCGCGTCCTCAGCGACGACCCGGAGGTCGTGATGCCGCCGCCGAAGTCGAAGCGCGTGATTCCCGCGGCCGACAAGGAACTGCTCAAGCGCTGGGTGGACGAGGGCGCGAAGTGGGGTGAGCACTGGGCATTCGTCGCTCCAAAGAGGCCCGAGGTGCCGGGTGGTTTGCCTCACCCGATCGAAGCTCTCGTGGGTGAGCGGTTGAAAAAAGAGAAGCTCTCTCCCGCGCCCGAGGCACCGAAGGAAAAGCTCTTGCGCCGGGTATCGCTCGACCTCACCGGGTTGCCGCCCACCGCCGCGGAGTTGGATGGCTTCCTCGCCGATCACTCGCCGGACGCTTACGACAAAGCGGTGGACCGCCTGCTCGCCTCGCCGCGCTTCGGCGAGCGCATGGTCTGGGACTGGCTCGATGCCGCTCGCTACGCCGACACGAACGGATTCCAAGGCGACCCGACCCGGGCGATGTGGTACTGGCGCGACTGGGCCATACGCGCATTCAACGAAAACATGAGCTACGACCGCTTCACCGTCGAGCAACTCGCCGGTGACCTGTTGCCGAATCCGACGCAGGACCAGCTCCTCGCCACCGGCTTTCACCGCAATCACATGATCAATGGCGAAGGCGGTCGCATCCCGGAGGAATCGCGCGTCGATTACGTGATGGATCGCACCGAGACGACCGCCACCGTCTGGATGGGGCTCACCTTCCAGTGCAGCCGTTGCCACGATCACAAGTTCGACCCGATCAGCCAGCGCGACTACTACCAGCTTTCGGCCTTCTTCAATTCGATCGATGAAAGCGGCGGCAATGATGCCGGCGGCCTGGCGCATCCGGTGATGACCCTCGCAACGCCTGAGGAAACGCAGCGGATCGCGTCGCTCAAGCTCGCCGAGAGCACCGCCCGGCAAGAGCGCGATGCCCTCGCCAAGGCCGTCGCCGGAGACCAGGCATCGTGGGAAAAATCGCTTGCGGTCACCTCGGCCGCGCCGGTCGAGTGGACCGTGCTGCATCCCGAGTCCGCCACCAGCGAGGCTGGTGCCACGCTGATGCCGCAGCCGGACGGATCGATCCTCGTCAGTGGCACCAATGCCGAGACCGATGAATATCTCGTCCTTGCTCGCAACGCGTTGAAAAGCGTGACGGCGATGAAACTGGAAGCCTTGCCCGATCCTTCCTTCGGCAATGGCGGCCCCGGCCGCGCCAACAACGGCAATTTCGTGCTCGGCGAACTCGTCGTGCTCGGCGGCGGCGAGCCGCTCGGACTCGAACCGGTGAGCGCGGACTTCGAGCAAGGGGGCTGGCCCTTGCGCCATGTCGCCGATGGCAAGGACGACACCGGCTGGGCGGTGATGCCGGCTTTCGGCAAGGCGCACGAAGCGGTGATCGCTTTCGACGCGCCGGTCCCTGGCAGGCAGCCGGAGACGCTGTCCTTCCGCCTGCGCTTCCGCACCTCTAATAAGCAGCACACGCTAGGGCGCTTCCGGATCTCCATCACGAATGCACCGCGGACGCTTCTGCGACCGGTGCCGGATGCGGTCAAGGCCGCGCTCGCAGTCGCCGCGGAGCAACGAAACGCCGCCCAACAGAACACCGTGCGGGATTTTCATCACGCGACCGAGCCGCGCTTGGTCGCTTCTAACAAGCGCCTCGCCGCCGCCACGTCCGCCCGCGAATCGGCGGAGCAGGCATTGCCGAAGACCATGATCATGCGCGAGCGGGCCAAACCGCGCGACACGCACATCCTGATCAAAGGGAACTGGGAAGCCCGCGGCGACAAGGTTGGTTACGGCGTGCCCGCCATCTTGCCGCCGTTGCCTGCCGGCGAACCTCCCAATCGCCTGACCCTCGCGAAGTGGCTCGTTTCGCCGGAGCACCCGCTGACCGCCCGTGTCACGGTGAATCGCTACTGGCAGATGTTCTTTGGCACCGGCCTGGTGAAAACGGCGGAGGACTTCGGCGTGCAAGGGGAGCGACCGGTGCATCCGCAGTTGCTTGACTGGCTGGCCGTCGAGTTCCGCGAGAGCGGCTGGGACGTGAAGAAGCTGCTGCGCCTCATCGTCACCAGCGCGACTTACAAGCAGTCGTCGGTGGTGCCGCCCGGCATGGCCGAGCGCGATCCCGACAACCGCCTGCTCGCCCGCGGCCCGCGCCACCGGCTGCCGAGCTGGATGCTGCGCGACCAAGCGCTCGCGGCCAGCGGGCTGCTCGTCGAAAAGGTCGGCGGCCCGCCGGTCAAGGGCTACCAGCCCGCGGGCGTGTGGGAGGATGCGACCTTCGGCCAGATCCAGTACGTCCAGGATCACGGCGACGCGCTCTACCGCCGCAGCCTCTACACCTTCTGGCGGCGCATCGTCGGGCCCACAATGTTCTTCGATGTGGCGAGCCGGCAAAGCTGCGCCGTCAGGACCGGCCTCACCAATACCCCGCTTCACGCGCTGGTGACTCTCAATGACGTGACCTACACCGAGGCTGCCCGCGTGCTTGCCCAGCGAATGATGAAGGAAGGCGGGGGTAGCGACGACTTGCGCCTCACCCACGGCTTCCGCCTCTGCACCTCGCGGGCTCCGGATGAAGCCGACGTCCGCCTGCTGCTCTCCGCGCTGAAACTACTACGACAGCAGTACCAAGCCGACCCCGAAGCTGCGAGGAAGCTGATTGCTGCCGGTGAATCGAAGCCGGATGCCGCGCTCGATTCCGTCGAGCTCGCCGCCTTCACCGGTATGGCCAGCCTTCTCCTCAATCTCGACGAAACCCTCTGCAACGAATGA
- the dtd gene encoding D-aminoacyl-tRNA deacylase → MRAVIQRVSSASVTIDGEVVSSIGTGLLVLLGIEDGDGDDDIAWLAPKIAKMRIFPDEAGLMNLALTDCGGEAIVVSQFTLHASTKKGNRPSFIRAARPEISEPLYERFCEALGAELGKPVGKGRFAADMKVALVNDGPVTIVIDTRNRE, encoded by the coding sequence ATGCGCGCCGTCATCCAACGGGTCTCTTCCGCCTCCGTGACGATCGATGGCGAGGTCGTTTCATCAATCGGCACCGGCCTGTTAGTCTTGCTCGGCATCGAGGATGGCGATGGCGACGACGACATCGCCTGGCTCGCGCCGAAGATCGCGAAGATGCGGATCTTCCCCGACGAGGCCGGCCTGATGAATCTCGCTCTCACGGACTGCGGTGGCGAGGCGATCGTGGTAAGCCAGTTCACGCTCCATGCCTCGACGAAGAAGGGCAATCGCCCCTCCTTCATCCGCGCCGCCCGGCCGGAGATTTCGGAGCCGCTCTATGAGCGCTTCTGCGAGGCACTCGGCGCAGAACTCGGCAAGCCGGTGGGCAAGGGCCGCTTCGCCGCGGACATGAAGGTCGCGCTGGTGAACGACGGCCCGGTGACCATCGTCATCGACACGCGAAATCGCGAGTGA
- a CDS encoding L,D-transpeptidase family protein: MRACIAISALVPLVVTSCVDLDNSMSSMRGESRYMAGYNQKREHDWKSSPIPDDVSYWDGDHLTGPASIRINLTQQKAFFYKGGQLAGVSRISTGKEGRGTPSGTYKVNQKDKYHRSSSYGVFKEKGTDRIVDDDAEAHNEPVPPGCYYEGAPMFNYLNFAPAVGMHTGYLPGYAASHGCVRMPEKMALKFFDNAVIGTPVTVER; this comes from the coding sequence ATGAGAGCCTGCATCGCCATTTCAGCCCTTGTTCCCCTCGTCGTCACTTCGTGTGTCGACCTCGACAACTCCATGTCCAGCATGCGCGGTGAGTCGCGCTATATGGCTGGCTACAACCAGAAGCGCGAGCATGACTGGAAATCCAGCCCGATCCCCGACGACGTCTCCTACTGGGACGGCGACCACCTCACGGGGCCTGCCTCGATCCGGATCAATCTGACCCAGCAAAAGGCCTTCTTCTACAAGGGCGGCCAGCTCGCCGGCGTGTCGCGTATCTCCACCGGCAAGGAAGGCCGCGGCACTCCCTCCGGCACCTACAAGGTCAACCAGAAGGACAAGTACCACCGCTCCTCCAGCTACGGCGTCTTCAAGGAAAAGGGCACCGACCGCATCGTGGATGACGATGCCGAGGCGCACAATGAGCCGGTCCCGCCGGGCTGCTACTACGAGGGCGCGCCGATGTTCAACTACCTGAACTTCGCGCCCGCCGTGGGCATGCACACCGGCTACCTGCCGGGCTACGCCGCTTCCCACGGCTGTGTGCGGATGCCCGAAAAGATGGCCCTGAAGTTCTTCGACAATGCCGTCATCGGTACCCCGGTCACGGTCGAGCGATGA
- a CDS encoding LysR family transcriptional regulator, with protein MELRQVQLFLAAAEEGSITAAARKMNLTQPALSRQIKALEEELDVELFTRGAHSVALTAAGRVLVEEGKKLVERAERVVKAVRAESAGEPLRIGYAPSLAGPLLGLALERFSQVHPRARVQLYDCSSAEMREGLLSGKFDVVVTVPWEGDAGAVQWTQVRQHPMRLAVPMSHAFAGREKVKLSELNGQRLLLFSRTDYPEYWQSVARLFRDHGIDAKVAGEFDGVTSLGSAVEAGLGVALIAAGSRIERVAVLGLDPDPEPVCVSAGFAAGKETSAVTAVFVAELRAVAAEEEKSTGKRQ; from the coding sequence ATGGAATTGCGGCAAGTGCAGTTGTTTCTCGCGGCGGCGGAGGAGGGGAGCATCACCGCGGCAGCGCGGAAGATGAACCTGACCCAGCCGGCGCTGAGCCGTCAGATCAAGGCGCTGGAGGAGGAGCTGGATGTGGAGCTTTTCACCCGCGGGGCGCACTCGGTGGCGCTCACCGCCGCGGGCCGGGTGCTGGTGGAGGAGGGGAAGAAGCTGGTGGAGCGGGCGGAGCGGGTCGTGAAGGCGGTGCGCGCGGAGTCGGCCGGCGAGCCGCTGCGGATCGGCTACGCCCCATCGCTGGCGGGGCCGCTGCTCGGCCTGGCGCTGGAGCGCTTTTCCCAAGTCCATCCCCGGGCGCGGGTGCAGCTTTACGACTGCTCCAGCGCGGAAATGCGGGAGGGGCTCCTGTCCGGGAAATTCGACGTGGTGGTGACCGTGCCATGGGAGGGTGACGCCGGGGCGGTCCAATGGACGCAGGTCCGCCAGCACCCGATGCGGCTGGCGGTTCCCATGTCGCACGCGTTCGCCGGGCGCGAAAAGGTGAAGCTTTCCGAACTGAACGGCCAGCGGCTGCTGCTGTTTTCCCGCACCGACTACCCGGAATACTGGCAGTCGGTGGCGCGGCTGTTCCGCGACCACGGGATCGACGCGAAGGTCGCCGGGGAATTCGACGGCGTGACCAGCCTGGGATCGGCGGTCGAGGCCGGGCTGGGGGTCGCCTTGATCGCCGCTGGCAGCCGCATCGAGCGGGTGGCGGTGCTGGGGCTCGACCCCGATCCGGAGCCGGTTTGCGTGTCAGCGGGATTTGCCGCGGGGAAGGAAACCTCGGCGGTTACCGCGGTATTTGTGGCGGAACTTCGGGCCGTGGCCGCAGAGGAAGAAAAATCCACGGGAAAACGCCAGTAA
- the gcvH gene encoding glycine cleavage system protein GcvH, producing the protein MNVPQNLRYNTSHEWVLLDGDVATIGISDHAQEELTDVVFVELPPVGKTVDVGDPTAVVESVKAASDIYAPVSGEVVEVNDAVEADPSLVNTDPYGKGWIFKLKVKNAAQVEALLDAAGYEALIG; encoded by the coding sequence ATGAACGTTCCGCAAAACCTCCGCTACAATACGTCCCACGAATGGGTCCTCCTTGATGGTGACGTCGCCACGATCGGAATTTCCGATCACGCCCAGGAAGAACTCACCGACGTGGTGTTCGTCGAACTCCCGCCGGTCGGCAAGACCGTGGATGTCGGCGACCCGACCGCGGTGGTGGAATCCGTGAAGGCCGCCAGCGACATCTACGCGCCCGTCTCCGGCGAGGTCGTGGAAGTGAACGACGCCGTGGAAGCCGACCCCTCGCTGGTCAATACCGACCCCTACGGCAAGGGCTGGATCTTCAAGCTGAAGGTCAAGAACGCCGCCCAAGTGGAAGCGCTGCTCGATGCCGCAGGGTATGAGGCGCTGATCGGTTGA
- a CDS encoding DUF1501 domain-containing protein — MNPQQQRAAYLTRREFFSRSSVGIGSAALASLLDRDLLSAEPAISHYAPRAKRVIYLLQNGAPPHIDTFDYKPGLEKLRGQELPASVLAGKKFSTMTSGQTKKPILPAFAKFKQYGKSGAWVCDLLPKTAEIVDELCFIKSMHTKSVNHSPGISYLLTGEEQPGRPSMGAWATYGLGSDSQQLPAFVVMTSRDKEASCGQIFYDYYWGSGFLPSKFQGVRFRGGGDPVLYLSNPDGMSREVRRGLLDHLAQLNEKHYAEFADPEIATRISQYEMAYKMQASVPELTDFSQETQETLAMYGPDVKKPGSYAYNCLMARRLIERGVRFVQCFHAGWDHHRNLTTQFAIQCQDTDAPSAALVKDLKRRGLLDDTLVIWGGEFGRTPFLQGDINDVKNWGRDHHPYAFTMWMAGGGVKPGIQYGETDEFGFNVVRDPVHVHDFQATVLHLLGIDHERLTYRFQGRQFRLTDVHGHVVKDILA, encoded by the coding sequence ATGAACCCGCAGCAACAACGCGCCGCCTACCTCACCCGCCGCGAGTTCTTCTCGAGGTCGTCCGTCGGAATCGGCTCCGCCGCGCTGGCTTCGCTGCTCGATCGCGATCTCCTCTCCGCCGAGCCGGCGATCTCGCACTACGCGCCGAGGGCGAAGCGCGTGATCTACCTGCTGCAAAACGGCGCGCCACCGCACATCGATACCTTCGACTACAAGCCCGGCCTCGAGAAGTTGCGCGGCCAGGAGCTGCCGGCCTCGGTGCTGGCGGGGAAGAAATTCTCCACCATGACGTCCGGCCAGACGAAGAAGCCGATCCTGCCTGCCTTCGCCAAGTTCAAGCAATATGGAAAGTCCGGTGCTTGGGTCTGCGATCTCCTGCCGAAGACCGCGGAGATCGTGGACGAGCTGTGCTTCATCAAGTCGATGCACACCAAGTCGGTGAATCACTCGCCCGGCATTTCGTATCTCCTCACCGGTGAGGAGCAGCCGGGCCGCCCGAGCATGGGCGCTTGGGCCACCTACGGCTTGGGCAGCGATTCGCAGCAGTTACCCGCCTTCGTGGTGATGACCTCGCGCGACAAGGAGGCGTCGTGCGGCCAGATCTTCTACGACTACTATTGGGGAAGTGGCTTCCTACCCTCGAAGTTCCAGGGCGTTCGCTTCCGCGGCGGTGGCGATCCCGTGCTGTACCTGTCAAATCCCGATGGCATGAGCCGCGAGGTCCGGCGCGGCCTGCTCGACCACCTCGCCCAGCTCAATGAAAAACACTACGCCGAGTTCGCCGATCCCGAGATTGCCACGCGAATCTCGCAGTACGAGATGGCCTACAAGATGCAGGCCAGCGTGCCGGAGCTGACCGACTTTTCGCAGGAAACCCAGGAGACGCTGGCGATGTACGGACCCGATGTGAAGAAGCCCGGCAGCTACGCTTACAATTGCCTGATGGCGCGCCGGTTGATCGAGCGCGGCGTGCGTTTCGTCCAGTGCTTCCACGCCGGCTGGGACCACCACCGCAATCTCACGACTCAGTTCGCGATTCAGTGCCAGGACACCGACGCGCCATCGGCCGCCCTAGTGAAGGATCTCAAGCGGCGCGGCTTGTTAGACGACACGCTGGTTATCTGGGGCGGTGAGTTCGGCCGCACGCCGTTCCTCCAGGGCGACATCAACGATGTGAAAAACTGGGGCCGCGATCATCACCCCTATGCCTTCACCATGTGGATGGCCGGCGGAGGAGTGAAGCCCGGCATCCAGTACGGCGAGACCGACGAATTCGGCTTCAATGTCGTCCGCGACCCCGTGCACGTGCACGATTTCCAGGCAACCGTGCTGCATCTGTTAGGCATCGACCACGAGCGGCTGACCTACCGGTTCCAAGGCCGCCAGTTCCGCCTGACGGACGTGCACGGTCACGTGGTGAAGGACATCCTCGCTTGA